ATGCAAACCCATCAGAGTACAACCCGTTACGCTTGTTGTATTATACACGATTAACTTACAAATCCTTGTTTTTGCGTTTGTAGCCGTCAAATGTAACTACGACCCGGTGATCTTGAGGCTGCTTGCTTCGTTGGGATTAGGATTCGACTGCACAAGCAAGGTAGGAGACACCGTACCACACGCCGAGTCGTTTGTGATCGACATTTGTAGACGTGTTTGTTGGTTAGACCGAAATCAAGAGTGTCTTGGATATTGGAATCGAACCGGAGAGGATTGTGTATGCTAATCCTTGCAAGCAAGTGTCACATTTGAGGTTGGTTGAGTCGCTCTTGTACAGTAGCAGCACTCATAGCAGTCACAGttctaaagtctgttcgatAATTGGAGAATACGTGGGAACTGCGGTTAATACATAAGGAATTGAAGATCAGAGATGGATGTTGCTAGTGAAATATACGGTTCCCGTTTGAAACGTTTAGCTATGAACTTAggttcaaaggttcaaccaatgcttCAACTACATAAccttgctagctacagctgttttacttatcaatccatagttcaaagtaCGTCCCCGTCGGCCTTCAAGTAGTGGACGTTGTAGCGGTGACTTCGAAAGTTATCTAacacctggtgtaaatgcAAGAGGAGAGCAGGGCCAAGCGAGTGTCATGCAGGAAGTTACTAATTGTGTCgtaataaagaaccaatcacagtattcattaactgatctggaacctcctccttgtgCGCTTTcaaatgatgttggaatcaacccGCTAGGACGTCCGCTTTAGGAGATACGGGTTTCTTCCACGTCCTCTCCTCTTATCGAACAGACTGTAGTTACTTTCACTCAAAAGGATGTAATTCAAATTTGGTGTAGGTGATAGAGATGAAATTTGGAATCCAAGTattgtaaataattaattaattaataaatcaaataAATTTTGAAGTTACTTTAATTTCGTAAATTTCATAACGACCAACCAGTTGTGTGCATTACTATTTAGATTTTGTATTGgatggatgcatctcacaatacactagactattgtattggagggatgcatctcacaatacattagactattgtattggaggtatgcatctcacaatacactagactattgtattggaaggatgcatctcacaatacagtagactattgtattggagggatgcatctcacaatacattatgTTGTTTAGTAATGCTTCTCGAATTTTATGTTTAGATATGCTGCCCAGCAACGTgtctctctcatgacattcGACAATGAGTACGAACTACACAAAGTCAAAGCCAATTATCCGTCTGCCAAGTTGGTGCTGCATGTCAAAGTCGACGACTCGAAGTTGATCTGCCAGGTAGGAATTCGGGTGTAATCGAAATCTCATGTtttcgttgtgtgtgtgttttttatCAACTTTACAGTCGCGTGTTATTGTAGTCACATGCATGGACGCTGCGAGCAAACACTCTGTGCCTGTAGTCATTCACTGATCATGGTTCAATTTTTGTGCTCGCCACAATAACTCAAAACTGTACAACTAACACGACAGACGATCGTTCTGATTGTGTATTGTCTAGTTGTGATACAGTCTCATGCTCTGTCTTACGTTTAGTTAAACATCAAATTTGGTGCAAACCCCAAAGACGCGCCAAGTCTGTTGAAGACAGCCAAAGAACTCGGACTGGATGTCGTCGGCGTGAGGTGAGTAGATCCTGAGTGTGTGATACTAAACGACCGGCGGTGAAGACAACCACTTGCCCTCACTGAATGTTCTGTAGACGTACTGACTGAGCCTTTATTTAGTACAGTAGACAATAGGGTTGGTGACATGGACGGCGTGATACAATGGTTGTTGTTCTAGCTTTCATGTCGGTTCTGGCTGTTGCGATGTAAATGCATTCTCCCAAGCCGTACAGATTGCCAGGAACGTCTTCGATGACGCAGTAAGTAGAAATCCGGTATCGACTAGCGTGACCCTCCACAATCGTGTTCTCTGTACAGATTGCTGCAGGCTTTAAGCCTTCGATTTTAGATGTCGGTGGTGGATTTCCGGGTACTTCGGATGCTGGTGTATTGTTTGAAGAGGTATAGTATGTTGATGTTAGTACACTCGTACTTGCCACTCTTATAATTGtgacatgcatccctccaatacaatagtctagtgtattgtgagatgcatccctccaatacaatagtgtagtgtattgtgagatgtatccctccaatacaatagtctagtgtattgtgagatgcatccctccaatacaatacattactTGCTAGAGCTTTTACTATTACTTTACTGGCGCCACATTGTTGTTAAGTGTGATGGCCATGTAGTAGTGAGTTGCTCCTCATTTATTAGAAATGAATTCAAACATGTAATGCAGAGCTTGAAATAACGGCTGGACATTGGACAGTGTCTGATCAATATTGCTATTTGTCCCAGCAACTGAATCTATGCAGGGACATCTTAGTCCGGTCATCAATCTGAACTGTAGCCAAGGAATCTTGATTTTGTAAACCAATGTAAGCTTAGAACAAGCTAGAGCAAACTGTCGAGCATGTAACTTTTAGCGTGTACACCTACAAGGCAGTATCCTATGTCTGCTGCATCACAGGTGGTCACAGGTGAAAGTAACACGTTTAAGTTTTTAGGTGTTAAACAGCTGGTGTTACCATTTTAGgtgttgtgttaattaacatgtggTTGGGTTGAATTCATTTTCCTGGCATTGTTGCAGGTCTTGATTGTGTCTAGCCATTCCATTCTTTGGCCAGCCATCTGTTGAGTGTAGTCCTGCAACTAGGCCACTGCTCATCTCTTTCTATGCAATTGTAGCAGGCTTTACCTATTGGCATAGTTTCACATGCTGATGATAGGTGCCATGGGCTATCACAAATCAGTTAGTTTAGTTTCATAGCTTGTCTTTCGTTTTCTGTTGGCTGCGTTTGAGTTCCCGAGGATTGATTTACATTCCTTCAGAGTGGACAACATTGCAGCATCAATTCTGCCGGAAGAAGCACAGTCTACTTACCTACCAGTAATGGTGAAAAGATGGGAATTGCCTCTTTTGGTCAGCAAGTGCTTTCGCATTTGGAGAAGAGAACCAACATAAAATTTCAATGAAAACAGCAGAGTGTTATGCTGATCAGTTTCTAGgtgtttgtgttcattgcaTTATCTAATAGTACAatcatgtatgcaaacagCGAAAGAGTGCCAATGtgttattaaaattaattcaagTTACCTGAAACAAAATTGCTATCCCATTAATTAAGGCAGTGGGCTTGATGCCCCAAATGGCACCTACTAATCTGATTGCTAGGGCTCAaagaagtacatgtagtgtacatgtgcatgtagcctcgtacccaggccctctgcgcaagagggcctgggtacgaggctaatgTGCATGATGCTGCATCATGAAGTCCACAGAGCAGTGACAACAGCTCTTTATGTTTATGGatacattatgaatacagtattatattatatgttaTATTATGATATTGCACATTTTGTGAACGTCCGATCAAATTTGGCGGAAGTCTGGTCAAAAGCTACTTTGATGGGACTTTTATGTCCGGCCAACTTTTCTTCCTTATTTCGAGCACTGtaatgtgagatgcatctctccaatacaatagggCAGACAgtgatgatcttggtatcgtttGAAACTGCAAGTTCCTGGATTTTCTGTAGTTAGGTTAATGACggcgtatgtattacacaggcagtttgataaggcttttgcatatcaagagtcgtTTGGGTTGTTAACTTAAAGGtttggtcttacaacaagaatgctgctaatagaggaagtagccaattagcaaggaCATTGAGCGGCCTGCTGTGGCGGCATTAActcacagttgctcttgtttcgcaaGTAGTTGCTagatatttctgactcctcttctcgttctgcttcgtcttgatagcctgcgacttcctctactgttacctaacatctttgcattgtaatatgacctctagaatgtacagttaattaatgggatatcacttggcatctgagtgtggtaaacaaatacagctgcatcattagtcactttTGAGCACAAAGTCAACatgaacagagagtagtattgtgagatgcattcctccaatacaatagtctagtgtattgtgagatgcatccctccaatacgatagtctagtgtattgtgagatgcgtccctccaatacaatagcctagtgtattgtgaaatgcattcctccaatacaatagtctagtgtattgtgagatgcatccctccaatacgatagtctagtgtattgtgagatgcatccctccaatacaatagtctagtgtattgtgagatgcatccctccaatacaatagtctagtgtattgtgagatgcatccctccaatacaatagtctagtattgtgagatacatccctccaatacaatagtctagtgtattgtgagatgcatccctccaatacaacagtaatgtattgtgaaatgcatccctccaatacaatagtctagtgtattgtgtgatgcatccctccaatacaacagtctagtgtattatgagatgcatccctccaatacaacagtctagtgtattatgagatgcaacCCTCCAATATAATGTTGTGTGTTACATTTTTAGGTGGCAGTCGAGCTCGATCGTGCCTTGAACCAACATTTTCCCACAGGGTGTGGAATAGAAATCATCGCTGAACCGGGTAAGCATGTACCAACCCGTAATGTTTTGTGTTGGCTTTGTGATGCTTGATTTTTGTGTTATGagtcaatgtttgtgtgtggtagGTCGTTTCTTTGCTGCTGCAAGTCACACTCTTGTCACTAACGTGTGTAGCAAGCGGCTCATCAACTGGGACCCAGAGGCGAGCGGCACATAGGCGAGCGGCACATTGTGCTCTGATGTTGGGGATGGGGTGATCACAAGGCAGCAGTCGgagtttgcaggaaaacaGATTGACTCAAAGAAGGTTATTCATCATACTTGTATGACTTTCTTTAGTATTGTGAGTCACGATTGTAATTGAAGGGGTTCATGTATTATCTCAATGAAGGAGTCTACAGTGCGTTCAAATGCGTCGTGTTTGAGCATGTTGAGTATCATAAACCAAAGACTCTCAAGGTCAGTAGTCTAACTGTTGTGGCTGTTGGTTTCACTGTTGGTTACTAAGGTCACTCACTAGTAAGGTGGAACATGTAACATTGAAATTTtagcaaatttaattaatctattatagtttatatcaatatgtaattaataaattattcaGAATTTAGATTTGGCTAAAACACATCacagttaataaataaaaatataatatataatcaataaattactaaaaatttatataaaaatttaaatttggtttaattaaatgcaaattaagtttaattaatgaaatatgcaaaattactaattaataaattactaaaaatataaaattttaaatttggtatatacacattgcagttaataaaatgtataatatataattaataaattactaaaaattaaaaaaataagTTTGGTTTTTAAGCACATtagaattaataaaatatataattaataaattactaaaaaatttacataaaatatatataattaatatattactgaaaattaaaaaattaaatttagtttttaattaaacacattagagttaataaaatatatattattaataaattactaaaaatttacataaaatacataaaattaattaatagtttgtGTTACatcttaagttaattaattaattattaattgactGATTATTTTCATCTATTAtgatttatataaattattatagaAATGCATAAATTTAAATCTGGCGTAAACACAAATTACATTTAAtgaaaaatataattaattaaaaattatataaatttggcttaattaattaaacacaaattgcagggttctcgctagagatTTTTTGGGAGCGTGATGGGATGGGCGGGTTGACGACATACGCActggagccgatctcaagtgaggtagactttgcaTTGTAGCAGACATACATTCAAGTGCCCTGCCCTGCCTttgcaaggaaatcaacttcgatcTTCAGTAAGCTCTTCTTAGCGATGTTCATCGATTCTGCATGCGCAAGTTTCGAACTACAGAAAGTTTGTGTAGTCGGGCTGTTGTTGCTTTGAccagtctagagtagattctaggtgtacACTTGCTGGACGAGAGTGCTTTCTGGGTTATGGAAGGGCATTCgggactagaatcagaggcagcgcatccgggaccGCAATGAGCAGCTTGCGCGTACTGTAGCTACGTCACGGAGCGAGGCTATCATCCCGCGTTATTTTGCAAGAGCCTAGATATGTGGCTACTGTCACCTGTAGTATTGTCTccagtagtatggaattctcaaacatttctTAGCTGTAGGctttggactcctatctaccgtttctgagcaTGGCGCAGCGAGAACCCTGACTTGAATCcaataattaatgttaattaataaataattatttatttagtgaattgtgtgtgtatttatcaTGGTTTTGTGACTACGTGTGCAGGTGAAGGATGGTCCACTGTATCCATCGAGTCTGTGGTGACAGCATGGATAGGATCAAGGAGCATTGTGAATTACCGGAACTCGACGTTGGCGAGTGGCTATACTTTGAAGGTGAGTCGGCGTGTCTCGTTCGTGGTCGTGTTAGAATTCGTGTACTCGCTAAGAATTTCTGTCTGTGAGTGAGTCGTATTTGAAGCACTGGGTGTTACTGTTACTGTAGAGATGGGAGCATACACCAAGTCTGCTGCTTCCACGTTTAACGGCTATAGCAAGGCACACAGTTACTACATCATTACCAAAGAATTAAAGTTAGTCGCTCACTCATTCATAGAAGTAAGTATTCGTACTAATTGTATGAATACTCGTAATATCTTAGATCAGAAATGCAGCTGCTGTTGAACAAAATCGTTGACACTGAACTGACTTCAGTTGTGGAACAGCCACGTGTGATGCagtctctgtctttctctgcGACGGCCCATAAAACTTTAAGTTGTGAAGTTGCTTGATTCTATCAGCAGCTAGTGATAGTGGAACGGTGGATGCTAGGCAAGTAGTTATGCTTGTAGTTGCACTGGTGGGGTAACGAGAGTCGAGGTGTATTAGCAAGTTATGATGCAACGAGATTTGTTGTTGAAGAAACAATTGGTAATATGGAGAGATGGATGGTAGATTGAAGGGAGAGGATAGTCGTGTGAGAATAGAGAAATGAAGCACGAGTTGGAGTGCCTGTTGTGATCGTGTAGGTAGGAAACCGGGTATATGGTGCATGATGGTCATGGCATGTGCAGTGATGCATTTGAAATCGACTTATGACTCTGAGTGTTGGTCTACATACTTATGCACCTCATATGGATGTGGTACATAGATGTTTATTGAGCAAAATAGGTAACTATAGTTGCTAGACAATTACAACAGTAGGGATCTCCTGTGGAGggtttgcgcatgctcagccAGTCAACCGGAGGTCTACCCTTTCACCGACCGTCAATTATTACGTTGCGCGTACAGTGTACGTATGGTGGGCGTGGGATCACGTGCTTACCTTATCTCCGCCTCCGCTTAGTACCCGGTTTAGGTCGGGCCGTTTTCCCGAAACGGATCCTTTCTTTCTATTTTCAAATTATAGCTTAAACGAATGGCTAATAAATTCTCTTTCGAATGAGCTTACTTTCAACCGTCTACGTTCTATCAATCGCCAGATATCGCAAGTTGTGTTGACGTCACACCATGGCCTATTTTCGGCCACGTGACTTCGTCATTGAATATCCATCTTGCTCAGCTTTGttagccaatcaaaatatttctAACCGTTAGACACACTCTCTGGGCGTGTCCATACATACGGGTAAAATTTTAGCGGCGCATGCGGCTTAGTAGGAATATTTGCCGACCACGATGTCTGGGCGCTGCAGTGGCCTCTCAGGTTCTTCGTACGATTCGGATTTGGCCGGGCGATGTCTTTCCGAAACGACAGCTGACGAGGTTTCTGACGAGGCCGACATTTATTCCTCGTCGGATTCGTCACCGGACAACGACGAGACGGAGAACGAGGAAGATCTTTCCGTGGGCGAACACAGCGATGACGCTACTCTGTAAGTATAACGGTTACATGTCAAATCCTTCCGTTTCTTTGCGATACGCTGTTCAGTAAACGTTTTGGAAAGTGTTTTGAAAGTTTGGGCATTGGCCGTTGGCAAGAATCTAAGTTATGCCGATAGTATGTCGCCGTTGTGATGACTACGTTCCCGGATGTGTTGCAATTGCAAACGCAATATATAGCAATTTGCAAACATCTTTctaatattatatgtatttctTAGCTCATCAGACGAAGCTGCTACGCTCCACGAGGAGGATCTTCCCGTTCACGTTGACAGCGATGACGACACTCTGTAAGTAACACAGTTATGTTTGGAATTCTTTCGTTTTGTCGCGATACGCTGTTTATTAGACCGTTTCAGTAAGTTGTTTGCAAgttagctgttgctgttgtgaagATTTTGAGTTCTGCGCATAGCAACACACGTATGTCGTGGTTGCTATGGGTAGGTACCCGGATGTGTTGGTTGCAGACCTAATAAATTGCTGTCATGCAAACATTTTctaatatttttatacatttcTTAGCCCTCCTTCACCTCAACAACATTCCTTGCCACCTCCTCCATCTACTACACCACCTCCAGTTCTACCACCTTCCAGCCCATCTTGTCTTCcttcgtcatcattgtcaACGTCACATTCTCGTCGTCGTCCTTGTCAGCCTCGTCAGCCACGTCGACGGCTGAGGATAGCCACTCGTCGGTCTCAACTACAgtcacaacaacagcagtcgTCTGATTCCGAGCCTGAGCCAGCCAAACACCTTGATCGCCGCTCTGATCCACTGAACATCCAGAAGTTGTCTGAGTATCCACCTATTGATACTTATCAATTGGATTTACCACCATTTCTACCATTCAGGCAACCTGGATTCTACCCTCCTCCAACATATCCAACTAACGCCCTTGgagtcttcaaactgttctTCACCGATGAAATGCTGGAGACCATCAgaatgtatgtgtttgatgtcttttGTGTGCGTTTGTTAGTATGTTATAATATTTtttagaaacagcaacatcaacggTGAAGACAGTTGCAAAAAGAGTTACCGTGGAAAATCACAAGGGCGCCGAGGGGAGGGGAGTTTTCGTTCAGTGACGCTTGCGGAGATGAACTCATTCATAGGGCTCATAATATACATGGGAATTGTAAAGGTATGTACTATAACAAAATTCCTTAGTAGTTTCTCcttaattatatatgtatttataagGTTCCTGAGCTCTCTGAATACTGGTCCACAACCTTTCCATTTCACGGATTGTGGGCCAGACGGTTCATGTCACGCAATCGTTTTGTCGCTATACTGTCGGTCCTGCAGCTGGAGAATCCTCGCACTGACAAGGACCAAGGGACTGACCCATTGAGAAATGTCAGAGGCCTCGTTGATGCCATGCGCCTCAACTGCATCAAATATGGTCAGCCCCATGCCCGTGTCTCACTTGACGAGCGAATGGTCAAAGCCAAAGGTCGTTTTGGCTTTAGGTATGTAGAAGTTTCTAACATAAAAATTGGGaattaactaaatttgtttttgttgttattaggCAATACATGAAGAACAAACCCGTCAAGTGGGGAGTgaagttgtattgtgtatgcgATTCCATCTCCGGCTACACATACAACTTCGAGATATACACGGGCAAAGAGCGACAAACATCGGATGCGGCGacgacagcagcaacaacatcagctgcaacaacaacaactgcagcaacaacaactgcagcaacaacaacaactgcaacaacaacatcagttGCAACTACAACATCAGCTGCAACCACATCACGATCGGCTGGCTCGGCTCGGAAACGACGGAAGACGACACGTCAACCAGCGGATGACACAAGTGTGATCCATCGTACAGTGATGCGTATGATGGATCCTCTCCTTGATCAGGGGTACACTGTATACACAGATCAATTCTACACATCTGGACCTCTGTACAAGGAGCTTTACAGTCGGGGTACAATGGCTTGTGGTACCGTCCAGCAAAACAGGAAGGGTGTTCCTCAACATTTCAAAAACCCACGTGTCTTTGGGAAGTCACCACGAGGTAGCCATAGCAAATAAGTTTATTAGCAAATACAATTACAGTTTTCTTTTAGGTTCATTCCGCTATGATCGTGACAACGAATTGTTGGTCATTCAGTGGGTGGACCGGAGCGTGGTGACGGTAATGAGCAACCTTCATTCTGGACACCTCTATACTCCCTGCGAACGATTTACCAAAGATCGCGCAAAGTATGAGGGGCACCACAAGATAACCATTTCCAGACCTGAGGCTATTGGCGATTATAACATCCATATGGGCGGAGTCGATAAGTCCGAccaaatgataaaatattATGAAGTCCTTCACAAGAGCCTCAGGTACTGGAAGAAGatctttctgcacatgattgACTTAGCCGTATTCAACAGCTACATCATGTTTACTGCCCTTCAACAACATCCTCAAGATCCACTTCTCAAGAGGAAAGGGCAGTATACGCAGAAAGACTTCAGGTGTGAGCTTATGCGAGGGTTGGCTGGAATCGATGTCGACGAACCTGTACCACGGTATTGTGCATCAACCCAAAGGGTGGTACAGGTTCGGCCACACCTACATTaccaacatcaacaacacatacaaacactacaacaacaaatgcaacaacaacaaatgcaacaggATCTAGTCATACAGACACTACAACAACgaatgcatcaacaacaaatacaacatcaacaagacatacaacaacaacaacaaatgcatcaacaacaaatgcaacaacaacaacaaatgcatcaacaacaaatgcaacaactacaacaacaacacctcTTGCAACgacaacaaatagaacaacaaatacaactcatacaacagcagcaacaacaacaacaacaacaacaacagccaaaCCCTCGGCATAGCTCACACATCCCGATTGTAGCAGAGCGGTCAgtacgttgcattgtttgcGTCAGCGCAGGTAG
The sequence above is drawn from the Corticium candelabrum chromosome 8, ooCorCand1.1, whole genome shotgun sequence genome and encodes:
- the LOC134183009 gene encoding piggyBac transposable element-derived protein 4-like; protein product: MNSFIGLIIYMGIVKVPELSEYWSTTFPFHGLWARRFMSRNRFVAILSVLQLENPRTDKDQGTDPLRNVRGLVDAMRLNCIKYGQPHARVSLDERMVKAKGRFGFRQYMKNKPVKWGVKLYCVCDSISGYTYNFEIYTGKERQTSDAATTAATTSAATTTTAATTTAATTTTATTTSVATTTSAATTSRSRMTQV
- the LOC134183008 gene encoding ornithine decarboxylase-like; protein product: MERRAPLPVDVETVDTSSTLEEILYVVLFSGTQGNVYDVDDPFYVVNLGTIIGQFLRCLLPRVTPFYAVKCNYDPVILRLLASLGLGFDCTSKTEIKSVLDIGIEPERIVYANPCKQVSHLRYAAQQRVSLMTFDNEYELHKVKANYPSAKLVLHVKVDDSKLICQLNIKFGANPKDAPSLLKTAKELGLDVVGVSFHVGSGCCDVNAFSQAVQIARNVFDDAIAAGFKPSILDVGGGFPGTSDAGVLFEEVAVELDRALNQHFPTGCGIEIIAEPGRFFAAASHTLVTNVCSKRASGTLCSDVGDGVITRQQSEFAGKQIDSKKGFMYYLNEGVYSAFKCVVFEHVEYHKPKTLKRMVHCIHRVCGDSMDRIKEHCELPELDVGEWLYFEEMGAYTKSAASTFNGYSKAHSYYIITKELKSEMQLLLNKIVDTELTSVVEQPRVMQSLSFSATAHKTLSCEVA
- the LOC134183698 gene encoding UPF0746 protein DDB_G0281095-like, with the protein product MDPLLDQGYTVYTDQFYTSGPLYKELYSRGTMACGTVQQNRKGVPQHFKNPRVFGKSPRGSFRYDRDNELLVIQWVDRSVVTVMSNLHSGHLYTPCERFTKDRAKYEGHHKITISRPEAIGDYNIHMGGVDKSDQMIKYYEVLHKSLRYWKKIFLHMIDLAVFNSYIMFTALQQHPQDPLLKRKGQYTQKDFRCELMRGLAGIDVDEPVPRYCASTQRVVQVRPHLHYQHQQHIQTLQQQMQQQQMQQDLVIQTLQQRMHQQQIQHQQDIQQQQQMHQQQMQQQQQMHQQQMQQLQQQHLLQRQQIEQQIQLIQQQQQQQQQQQQPNPRHSSHIPIVAERSVRCIVCVSAGRKNTKTRYRCQECNVPLCVSSAERHCFLTYHS